The following are encoded together in the Pedobacter sp. D749 genome:
- the dnaN gene encoding DNA polymerase III subunit beta: protein MRFIVSTSTLLKHLQTVNGASSSSTVLPILENFLFEIKDGNLTISATDLQTSMTTALAVESKEEGKVAVPSKILLDTLKTLPDQPIAFNIDDSTFAIEISAGDGKYKLSGENGDDFPKIPVVENASSVNLPASVLTEAITKTIFAVSNDELRPAMTGVFCQLSPQHITFVATDAHKLVRYRRMDSKADKATSFILPKKALTLLKAALPSTDINVSVDYNATSAFFKFENINLVCRLIDERYPDYEAVIPTNNPNKLIIDRSLFLNTLRRVVIFANKTTHQVRLKISGSELNISSEDLDFANEAHERLSCQYDGEDLEIGFNARFLIEMLSNLSGDEVTLELSTPNRAGLLIPQTNDENEDVLMLVMPVMLNNSY from the coding sequence ATGAGATTTATTGTATCCACATCAACTCTATTAAAACATTTACAAACCGTAAATGGTGCATCAAGCAGCAGTACGGTTTTGCCTATATTAGAAAATTTTCTCTTCGAAATTAAAGATGGAAACTTAACTATCTCTGCTACCGATCTGCAAACCAGCATGACAACTGCTTTGGCTGTAGAATCAAAGGAAGAAGGTAAAGTGGCTGTTCCATCTAAAATTTTATTAGATACGCTTAAAACATTACCAGATCAACCGATCGCATTTAATATCGATGATAGTACTTTCGCGATCGAGATCAGCGCCGGAGATGGTAAATATAAATTGAGTGGTGAAAATGGTGATGATTTTCCGAAGATTCCTGTAGTAGAAAATGCTTCTTCTGTAAATTTACCGGCATCAGTTTTAACCGAAGCCATAACAAAAACTATTTTCGCGGTAAGTAATGATGAGTTGCGCCCGGCTATGACAGGTGTATTCTGTCAGCTATCTCCTCAGCACATTACCTTTGTAGCTACCGATGCCCATAAATTGGTGAGATATCGCCGCATGGATAGCAAAGCAGATAAAGCAACCTCATTTATTCTTCCGAAAAAAGCCTTAACATTATTAAAAGCTGCTTTACCTTCAACAGATATTAATGTATCAGTAGATTATAATGCAACAAGCGCTTTCTTTAAGTTCGAAAATATCAATTTAGTGTGTCGTTTAATAGACGAGCGCTATCCTGATTATGAGGCAGTAATTCCAACCAATAATCCTAACAAGCTAATTATCGATAGGAGTTTGTTTTTAAACACCCTTCGCAGGGTGGTAATTTTTGCAAATAAAACGACGCACCAGGTAAGATTGAAAATTAGCGGAAGTGAATTAAATATCTCTTCTGAAGATTTGGATTTTGCTAATGAGGCACATGAGCGTTTAAGTTGCCAATATGATGGTGAAGACCTTGAAATTGGTTTCAATGCACGCTTTTTGATCGAAATGTTAAGTAATTTAAGTGGTGATGAAGTTACTTTAGAACTTTCTACACCAAATAGAGCCGGACTTTTAATTCCGCAAACCAATGACGAAAATGAAGATGTTTTAATGTTGGTGATGCCTGTGATGCTAAACAATAGTTATTAA
- a CDS encoding DUF4397 domain-containing protein, translating into MKIYNHLPKLLLLLVALCSTGLSSCKKNNPGEVVNGQAKLKMVNASLAEDHQDFYLDNEKLTTSALAFGETSEYVKIPSGNRSVSYTGTNDTSIDTSLNFTPSITYTTFLVTNKKGELEIVNYEDNLSNTESTKVKIKLINLTPSFATGINVMVQGGTQFVNGLAFKEASNYFTVDTGLNLRYSVVGSGSIKTIENTNLVGGKIYTIWFSGTTAATLTAHIITDN; encoded by the coding sequence ATGAAAATCTATAACCATCTCCCGAAATTACTGCTTTTGCTCGTTGCCTTATGCAGTACAGGTCTATCATCCTGTAAAAAGAATAATCCGGGAGAAGTAGTTAATGGCCAGGCCAAGTTAAAAATGGTTAATGCTTCGCTGGCGGAGGATCATCAGGATTTTTATTTAGATAATGAGAAACTAACCACTTCAGCTTTAGCATTTGGCGAAACAAGCGAATATGTAAAAATACCTTCAGGCAATAGAAGTGTTTCTTACACCGGAACAAATGATACGAGTATAGATACTTCATTAAACTTTACGCCATCTATTACCTATACTACCTTTTTGGTTACCAATAAAAAGGGCGAACTGGAAATTGTGAATTATGAAGATAATCTGAGTAATACAGAATCAACCAAGGTGAAAATTAAACTGATCAACCTCACACCCAGTTTTGCTACAGGAATAAACGTTATGGTGCAGGGGGGTACACAATTTGTTAACGGATTGGCCTTTAAAGAAGCATCGAATTATTTTACGGTAGATACAGGTCTAAATTTAAGATATTCAGTGGTAGGTTCTGGTAGCATTAAAACGATTGAAAATACAAATTTGGTAGGGGGTAAAATTTATACAATCTGGTTTAGTGGTACTACCGCTGCAACATTAACCGCACATATCATTACCGATAATTAA
- a CDS encoding DUF4397 domain-containing protein encodes MKNTVLFSKIFLLFACAFLISSCIKNDNFIKGDAKIRFFQAASTDTTQNFYLNGIQIGTSVAYNTNTSYVVIPGDSVFNIASKNIGTGVDATSLANQQFKIGQNYSVFYLKEAIDKQAKLKVYQDDVKPDLDSAKLTFLNLGYTLGSKVVITDSTNTAKPIESLLGYGETKTFKVKVNNIMKYAFKLSSPTATNPPPVVTRLDSVTINNGRVYLILFDGDKKGELKNRIISSN; translated from the coding sequence ATGAAAAATACTGTATTGTTTTCCAAAATATTCCTTCTTTTTGCATGCGCTTTTTTAATCAGCTCTTGTATCAAAAACGATAATTTCATTAAAGGAGATGCGAAAATCCGTTTTTTTCAAGCGGCTTCCACCGATACCACTCAAAATTTTTATTTAAATGGGATACAGATTGGAACCTCGGTAGCTTATAATACAAATACAAGTTATGTTGTTATACCCGGCGATTCTGTTTTTAATATCGCAAGCAAAAACATAGGTACAGGTGTAGATGCTACTTCTTTGGCTAATCAGCAATTTAAAATTGGACAGAATTATTCTGTTTTTTATTTAAAAGAAGCAATTGATAAGCAAGCCAAGTTAAAGGTATATCAGGATGATGTAAAACCAGATCTTGATTCAGCTAAGTTAACTTTTTTGAACCTGGGTTACACACTTGGATCTAAAGTTGTGATTACAGATAGTACAAACACCGCTAAACCAATTGAATCTTTACTTGGTTATGGTGAGACTAAGACTTTTAAAGTAAAAGTCAATAACATCATGAAATATGCATTTAAACTATCTAGTCCTACAGCAACAAATCCACCACCTGTGGTAACACGTTTAGATTCTGTTACCATTAATAATGGAAGAGTTTATCTGATCTTGTTTGATGGTGACAAAAAAGGTGAGCTTAAAAATCGGATCATCTCATCTAACTAA
- a CDS encoding DedA family protein, with translation MELLHQLLDFILHIDVHLAEIVNEYRTWTYLILFLIIFAETGFVVTPFLPGDSLLFAMGALIAGEHETGLNIWIMLLILIVAAILGNTVNYKLGSVLGAGVFKEKNKILKLKYYHQSHEFFEKHGGKAIMLSRFLPIFRTIAPFVAGIAKMPFGRFTYYNIIGGVTWIFALLIGGYLLGQIPVIKNNFELVIIFIAVVTFVPAIWAAVRSRLEPKKVEKIIEGEDPKS, from the coding sequence TTGGAATTACTACATCAGCTTTTAGATTTTATTCTACACATTGACGTTCATTTAGCCGAAATTGTTAATGAATATCGTACCTGGACCTACCTTATTTTATTCCTGATCATTTTTGCAGAAACAGGTTTTGTGGTTACACCATTCCTTCCTGGCGATTCGTTACTTTTCGCGATGGGTGCATTAATTGCAGGTGAACATGAAACCGGTTTGAATATCTGGATTATGCTCCTGATATTAATTGTAGCAGCGATTTTAGGAAATACAGTTAACTATAAATTGGGAAGCGTTTTGGGCGCCGGGGTATTTAAAGAAAAAAACAAAATCTTAAAACTTAAATATTATCATCAATCGCATGAATTTTTTGAAAAACATGGTGGTAAAGCCATTATGTTGAGCCGGTTCTTGCCGATTTTCCGGACAATTGCTCCTTTTGTTGCTGGTATAGCTAAAATGCCTTTTGGTCGTTTTACCTATTATAATATTATTGGTGGTGTTACCTGGATTTTCGCTTTATTAATTGGTGGTTACCTGTTAGGTCAGATTCCGGTAATCAAAAATAACTTCGAACTTGTTATCATTTTTATTGCTGTAGTTACTTTTGTGCCTGCTATTTGGGCTGCCGTTAGAAGCCGATTAGAGCCTAAAAAGGTTGAAAAAATTATTGAAGGAGAAGATCCTAAATCGTAA
- a CDS encoding zinc dependent phospholipase C family protein: MKRLTILTALIIPIFLCTSWGFFAHQRINNLAVFTLPSDMIGFYKKNIKYITEHAVDPDKRRYADTLEAPRHYLDVENYEKDIDSIPKKWDDALAKYGLKKLNTDGIIPWQIQRSYFSLVKAFKMHDSVKILKYSADLGHYIGDAHVPLHTTANHNGQLTNQVGIHAFWESRLPELFSTNYNFVVGQADYIENPLQEIWKVLKHTHSLVDTVLSFEAELNTSFPSGQKYSFSERNNTVLKQYSREYSKAYHDKMDNMVEKQMRAAILTTGSFWYSAWVDAGQPVLKNLVKTEILPDEQKEEKETEKKYQNGKLIGREL; encoded by the coding sequence ATGAAAAGATTAACGATTTTAACCGCGTTAATCATCCCTATATTTCTTTGTACCTCCTGGGGCTTCTTTGCACATCAAAGGATAAATAATCTTGCTGTTTTCACTTTGCCTTCTGACATGATCGGTTTCTATAAAAAGAATATCAAATACATTACCGAACATGCTGTTGACCCGGATAAACGGAGGTATGCTGACACCCTTGAAGCGCCACGACATTACCTGGATGTGGAAAATTATGAGAAAGATATTGATAGCATTCCTAAAAAATGGGATGATGCCCTGGCTAAATATGGATTGAAAAAGCTGAACACCGACGGTATTATTCCCTGGCAAATACAGCGTAGCTATTTTAGTTTGGTTAAAGCCTTTAAAATGCACGATTCAGTAAAAATCTTAAAATATTCTGCAGATCTGGGCCATTATATTGGCGATGCACACGTTCCTTTACACACTACAGCCAACCATAACGGGCAACTCACCAATCAAGTTGGCATCCACGCTTTTTGGGAAAGCCGTTTGCCAGAACTGTTTTCTACAAATTACAATTTTGTTGTAGGACAAGCAGATTATATCGAAAACCCATTGCAAGAAATCTGGAAAGTGCTTAAACATACCCATAGTTTGGTTGATACCGTTCTAAGTTTTGAAGCAGAATTAAATACATCATTTCCTTCCGGGCAAAAGTATAGTTTTTCAGAACGGAACAATACCGTGCTCAAACAATACTCCAGAGAATATTCAAAGGCTTATCACGATAAGATGGACAATATGGTCGAAAAACAGATGCGTGCTGCCATATTAACCACTGGTTCGTTCTGGTATTCTGCCTGGGTAGATGCCGGACAGCCAGTGCTTAAAAACCTGGTTAAAACCGAAATATTGCCAGATGAACAAAAAGAAGAAAAAGAAACCGAAAAGAAATACCAAAATGGCAAACTTATCGGCCGGGAACTTTAG
- a CDS encoding suppressor of fused domain protein, translating to MSLLKKLFGSNAPKREKPEVLMELRSPACPITAIVEQDNQVAYFYLWGDEDSDFGVKACWIRNLDEAPINADLKQMEEGIPPMLIKAYCRFPQGQTPLHADDLEIVWFEEGDGAALMEKGEVIAIIPSWAGMNGFSGYARDCVGEGDYCWELKSSNILLERVRKSKEYWQLWDQEINPFQMIQPQLLQQYEDNLGKSDQYFAIDGNEWPPRGLFLKKGEIKDVFVTVGLSLLPMPVAEMYSEDPNEVNRIELGLLLNAGLSQAELNLIGSWISGQAGIPWKRISWLGNGHTVTFNILERTKMTSVLLVKHLNHLPDIQLENYRDSQVNILWMVPVTEKERNYIIDHGFEPFSEKLNNIGSEIFNIDRDEINLS from the coding sequence ATGAGTTTATTAAAAAAATTATTTGGTTCAAACGCTCCTAAAAGGGAAAAACCAGAAGTACTCATGGAATTGAGAAGTCCGGCTTGTCCGATTACTGCTATTGTGGAGCAGGATAATCAAGTTGCTTATTTTTATTTGTGGGGTGATGAAGATTCCGATTTTGGAGTTAAAGCCTGTTGGATCAGAAATCTGGATGAAGCCCCGATAAATGCAGATTTAAAACAAATGGAAGAAGGGATTCCGCCAATGTTAATCAAAGCATACTGCAGGTTCCCCCAAGGACAAACACCTCTGCATGCAGATGATTTGGAAATTGTCTGGTTTGAGGAAGGTGATGGTGCTGCTTTAATGGAAAAGGGAGAAGTTATTGCCATCATCCCATCCTGGGCTGGCATGAATGGTTTCTCAGGTTATGCCAGAGACTGCGTTGGCGAAGGAGATTATTGCTGGGAACTTAAATCTTCTAATATCTTGTTAGAAAGGGTTAGAAAATCGAAAGAATACTGGCAATTGTGGGATCAGGAAATTAATCCATTTCAAATGATTCAACCTCAATTGCTCCAGCAATATGAAGACAATTTAGGTAAAAGTGATCAATATTTTGCAATAGATGGAAACGAATGGCCGCCCAGAGGATTATTTTTGAAGAAAGGAGAGATTAAAGATGTATTTGTGACCGTTGGACTATCGTTACTACCTATGCCAGTGGCTGAAATGTATAGCGAAGACCCTAATGAGGTAAACAGAATAGAATTGGGCTTGCTCTTAAATGCAGGTTTGTCTCAGGCAGAACTTAACCTTATTGGCAGTTGGATCAGCGGGCAGGCAGGCATTCCATGGAAGAGAATTTCCTGGCTTGGGAACGGCCACACCGTTACTTTTAATATTCTTGAACGCACAAAAATGACATCGGTATTACTGGTGAAACATTTGAATCACTTACCTGATATACAGCTTGAAAATTACCGTGATAGTCAGGTGAATATATTATGGATGGTGCCCGTTACTGAAAAGGAAAGAAATTATATTATAGATCATGGATTTGAGCCCTTCAGTGAAAAGTTAAATAACATCGGATCAGAAATTTTCAATATCGACCGTGATGAAATTAATTTAAGTTAA
- a CDS encoding DUF3999 family protein, protein MKIKLFSLLLLCTSIANAQTNTYKFKRSITGVNTVWHKMTLPDDLYKKANAGFEDLRIFGINGKDTIEVPYLLKQRADKVTTNDITFKQINQSTNTNGYYYTFQSPGINLINQIKLAFKQDNFDWKVTLEGSNDNKQWFAILSDYRILSIKNNDTDYQFTKLNFPDSKYQYFRVAVKSPIQPELLEAKISKTDTIKGTYKEVRYKSFDVKNDLSKKETVVDITLATPVPLSYLKLNAQSDFDFYRPIKIEYATDSFKTDKGIQYNYANLYEGTISSLEETAFNFENTIASRLKITIQNNDNKPLRLSGLQLKGNIYEIIARFDQQKNEYALYYGNEKATSPIYEIEKFQNKIPVNLTSVNIGAEQQNPAYSIKIEKPLFENKAWLWVLMVVIIGLLGWFSFKMLKN, encoded by the coding sequence TTGAAAATTAAACTATTTAGCTTGCTTTTGCTTTGTACCAGTATCGCAAATGCGCAAACCAATACATACAAATTTAAACGGAGTATAACCGGCGTTAATACGGTCTGGCATAAAATGACGCTGCCAGATGATTTATATAAAAAAGCAAATGCAGGTTTCGAAGATTTAAGGATTTTTGGCATTAATGGAAAAGATACCATAGAAGTGCCTTACCTGTTAAAACAGCGTGCAGATAAGGTAACTACAAATGATATTACATTTAAACAGATTAACCAAAGCACCAATACGAATGGTTATTATTATACTTTTCAATCGCCAGGAATAAACTTAATTAACCAGATTAAACTAGCTTTCAAACAAGACAACTTCGATTGGAAAGTGACCCTTGAAGGGAGTAATGATAACAAACAATGGTTTGCCATCTTATCAGACTATCGAATTTTATCCATTAAAAATAACGATACAGATTACCAGTTTACCAAATTGAATTTTCCTGATTCGAAATATCAATATTTTAGGGTTGCGGTAAAAAGTCCCATACAGCCTGAATTATTGGAAGCAAAAATTTCCAAAACAGATACCATAAAGGGAACCTATAAAGAGGTTCGATACAAATCTTTCGATGTTAAAAACGATCTATCCAAAAAGGAAACCGTTGTTGATATAACCCTAGCCACTCCGGTTCCCCTATCCTATTTAAAGTTGAATGCACAAAGCGATTTCGATTTTTACCGTCCGATCAAAATTGAATATGCAACAGACAGTTTTAAAACCGACAAAGGCATTCAGTACAATTATGCGAATCTTTATGAAGGCACAATAAGTTCTTTGGAAGAAACGGCATTCAATTTCGAAAATACCATTGCTTCCAGATTGAAAATTACTATTCAAAATAACGACAATAAGCCGTTACGTTTAAGCGGCTTACAATTAAAAGGAAATATTTATGAAATTATAGCCCGCTTTGATCAGCAAAAAAATGAATATGCGCTATATTATGGCAATGAAAAGGCAACTAGTCCGATTTATGAAATTGAAAAATTCCAAAATAAAATCCCGGTTAATTTAACCAGCGTAAACATTGGAGCGGAACAGCAAAACCCGGCTTACTCCATAAAAATAGAAAAACCATTATTCGAAAATAAAGCCTGGCTTTGGGTACTAATGGTAGTTATTATTGGGCTATTGGGCTGGTTTTCATTTAAAATGTTGAAGAATTAA
- a CDS encoding DUF2339 domain-containing protein has translation MDNSEKLNLLLIKLENLLLRQQGFEAEIQALRNEVRALQTPGSVPMPSTITHEPIITPPARNTPPNFATQRSAAPQPSPAPISPAANQKQPNFADRFKRENMVKSDFEKFIGENLISKIGILILIIGVAIGAKYAIDHDMISPLTRIVLGYSVGVGLMAFAIKLKAKYENFSAVLVSGAIAIMYFITYAAYDFYSLIPQALAFALMVVFTSFTVVAAIKYNKQVIAHIGLVGAYAVPFLLSDGSGKVGILFTYMAIINIGILVLSFKKYWKPLFYASFGLTWIIFCAWRLDLSSTNNYFSLAILFSTLFFLTFYITNLAYKVSKKEVFGFSDVIILLLNSFVYYGIGYLILSNNKNSAELLGLFTLANAVIHFLVCLIIYKKNLADKNLFYLILAMMITFITMAVPVQLDGGWVTIFWVVEAAMLFYLARVKKIVIYEKLSFPLIFLAFFSLLEDWTTYYDIYNWNSITITPILNVGFLTACIFIACFFWMFSISKKESDEPVQWIWMRQILSYSIPAILVFVIYITFRIEISKYFNNLFELSKIDLNPKSKFYDSSSEYNYNYLTLKTAWIYIYTLFFASALSYLNIKKLKNSELAVANLLINLLVIIAFLTFGLYNLSELRDTYLIPESKYFIIGSFNIGIRYVAIAFFALLIVQCYQLQRSGLLKKDLKTMFDYLLYLSLLWIISSELINILELSHSEGSYKLGLSILWGIFSLFLISMGLAKNKKHLRIGAMVLFGITLIKLFFYDIYSLSTISKTIVFVSLGVLLLIISFLYNKYKHLIIDDAKIEN, from the coding sequence CGAGAAATTAAACTTGCTATTAATTAAGCTGGAAAACTTATTGCTCAGGCAACAAGGCTTTGAAGCCGAAATTCAAGCCTTAAGAAACGAGGTGAGGGCGCTGCAAACGCCAGGATCAGTGCCTATGCCTTCAACAATAACTCATGAGCCTATAATTACACCACCAGCAAGAAATACACCACCTAACTTTGCCACGCAACGTTCTGCTGCACCACAACCTTCCCCTGCGCCTATCTCGCCTGCGGCAAACCAAAAGCAACCTAATTTCGCTGATAGATTTAAGCGCGAAAACATGGTTAAATCTGATTTCGAGAAGTTTATAGGAGAAAACCTAATCAGCAAAATTGGTATCCTGATTTTAATTATCGGTGTAGCAATCGGGGCCAAATATGCCATTGATCACGATATGATTAGTCCACTTACAAGAATTGTTTTGGGTTACTCTGTTGGCGTAGGTTTAATGGCTTTTGCCATTAAGCTTAAAGCTAAATATGAAAATTTTTCAGCCGTGTTGGTTAGCGGTGCGATTGCGATTATGTATTTTATTACCTATGCAGCTTACGATTTCTATTCCTTAATTCCGCAGGCACTGGCCTTTGCTTTAATGGTTGTATTTACCTCATTTACTGTTGTTGCAGCAATTAAATATAACAAACAGGTTATCGCCCATATTGGTTTGGTTGGCGCTTATGCTGTTCCATTTTTATTGAGCGATGGCTCTGGTAAAGTTGGTATTTTGTTTACCTACATGGCCATTATCAATATTGGGATTCTGGTACTCAGTTTCAAAAAATACTGGAAACCCCTGTTCTATGCATCTTTTGGCTTAACATGGATCATCTTTTGTGCCTGGCGCTTAGATTTAAGCAGTACAAACAATTATTTTAGCCTCGCAATATTATTTTCAACGCTATTTTTCCTCACTTTTTACATTACCAACCTAGCCTACAAAGTAAGCAAAAAAGAGGTTTTTGGCTTTAGCGATGTAATCATCTTACTTTTAAATTCATTCGTATATTACGGAATAGGCTATTTAATATTATCAAATAACAAAAACAGCGCTGAATTGCTGGGCTTGTTTACATTGGCAAATGCTGTGATCCATTTTTTGGTATGCCTGATTATTTACAAGAAAAACCTTGCTGATAAAAACCTGTTTTATCTTATCCTGGCAATGATGATTACCTTTATTACCATGGCTGTTCCTGTTCAGTTAGATGGCGGTTGGGTTACCATTTTCTGGGTGGTAGAGGCCGCAATGCTGTTCTACTTAGCTCGGGTAAAAAAGATTGTTATTTACGAAAAACTATCATTTCCATTAATATTTCTTGCCTTTTTTAGTCTGCTGGAAGATTGGACAACTTATTATGATATCTACAATTGGAATTCAATCACAATCACACCAATCCTTAATGTAGGTTTTTTAACCGCATGCATATTTATTGCCTGTTTTTTCTGGATGTTCAGTATTAGCAAAAAAGAAAGTGACGAGCCTGTACAATGGATCTGGATGAGACAGATACTTAGTTATTCCATTCCCGCTATTCTGGTTTTTGTGATCTACATTACCTTTAGGATCGAGATCTCTAAATACTTTAACAACCTATTCGAATTGAGCAAGATTGACCTCAATCCAAAATCAAAGTTTTATGACTCAAGCAGTGAATACAACTATAATTACCTGACTTTAAAAACAGCGTGGATTTATATTTACACCCTGTTTTTTGCCTCAGCATTAAGTTATCTGAACATTAAAAAACTAAAAAACAGCGAACTTGCTGTTGCTAACCTGCTGATTAATCTTCTGGTTATCATAGCGTTTCTAACATTCGGACTTTATAACTTAAGCGAGCTTAGAGATACCTATTTAATTCCTGAAAGTAAATATTTCATTATTGGTTCATTTAATATCGGCATCAGGTATGTAGCAATCGCTTTTTTTGCTTTGCTGATTGTACAATGCTATCAGTTGCAACGTTCAGGGCTATTGAAAAAAGATTTGAAAACGATGTTTGATTACCTGCTTTATCTTTCCCTGTTATGGATCATCAGCAGCGAATTGATCAACATTTTAGAATTATCACATTCAGAAGGAAGTTATAAACTGGGATTGAGCATCCTTTGGGGTATCTTTTCATTATTCTTAATTAGTATGGGCCTGGCTAAAAACAAAAAACACTTACGCATTGGGGCGATGGTTTTATTTGGAATAACCTTGATCAAGCTTTTCTTTTATGACATCTATTCTTTAAGCACAATCTCTAAAACCATAGTTTTTGTGTCGTTAGGGGTATTATTGCTTATCATTTCTTTCCTTTACAATAAATACAAACATTTAATTATAGATGATGCTAAAATTGAAAATTAA